A genomic stretch from Arachis stenosperma cultivar V10309 chromosome 3, arast.V10309.gnm1.PFL2, whole genome shotgun sequence includes:
- the LOC130966755 gene encoding glycine-rich cell wall structural protein-like — translation MAVHASAPAPHAGVGDKKHFIVGGVGGFGGIGWIGKFGGIGGGFGKFGHFGGVAGGIGGGIGKFGGIGGGIGKAGGIGGAAGIGGFHGIGGGVGGGVGGVGGGVGGLGGAAGGIGGAGGAGGIGGLGGGVGGLGGAGGGVGGIGGAGGGVGGLGGAGGGIGGAGGGVGGLGGAGGVGGLGGGGGGLGGGAAGGAGGGIGGLGCGSGIFHHCP, via the coding sequence ATGGCTGTGCATGCAAGTGCACCAGCACCACATGCAGGTGTTGGTGACAAGAAGCACTTCATTGTCGGCGGAGTGGGTGGGTTTGGTGGCATTGGGTGGATCGGGAAGTTCGGTGGAATCGGTGGTGGCTTTGGCAAGTTTGGCCACTTTGGTGGAGTGGCTGGTGGAATTGGAGGAGGGATTGGAAAGTTTGGTGGGATCGGAGGAGGGATTGGAAAGGCTGGCGGAATTGGTGGTGCTGCCGGAATTGGAGGCTTTCACGGAATTGGTGGTGGTGTTGGCGGCGGAGTTGGCggtgttggtggtggtgttggAGGTTTAGGAGGTGCCGCTGGTGGAATTGGAGGTGCTGGTGGTGCCGGAGGCATTGGAGGCTTAGGTGGTGGTGTCGGAGGCTTAGGTGGTGCCGGTGGTGGTGTTGGAGGCATAGGTGGTGCCGGTGGTGGCGTTGGAGGCTTAGGTGGTGCCGGTGGTGGCATTGGTGGCGCTGGTGGAGGGGTTGGAGGTTTGGGTGGTGCAGGTGGTGTTGGAGGCTTAGGTGGTGGGGGAGGAGGCTTAGGTGGTGGAGCTGCCGGTGGAGCTGGTGGCGGCATCGGCGGTTTGGGTTGTGGTAGTGGTATCTTTCACCATTGTCCTTAG